The genomic DNA AATGGGCCCGCGGGGTGGACATCACCGGGTTCGCGCCGTCGGCCCGCTCCGAGGACCTGCGCCGGGTGTGGTCGCCTGCGGGTAAACCCGTCGTCGGTTTCGTCGGACGGCTGGCACCGGAGAAGCACGTCGAGCGGTTGGCCGCCCTCGGCGATGACGTCCAGCTGGTGATCGTCGGCGAGGGCGTGGACCGCGACAAGCTCGGAAAGCTCTTGCCCACAGCAGTTTTCACGGGCGCACTCTACGGCCGGGAGCTCGCCACGGCCTACGCCTCGATGGACGTGTTCGTCCACCCGGGTGAACACGAGACGTTCTGCCAGACCGTGCAGGAGGCCATGGCCTCGGGGCTGCCGGTGGTGGCGCCCAACGCCGGTGGGCCCATCGATCTGGTGGCGCCATGGCGCACCGGGCTGCTGCTGGACGTCGCCGACTTCGAGACCAGGCTCAGTGAGGCGGTGGCCCACCTGGTGGCCGAACGACCCCGCTACGCCGTGGCGGCCCGCCGCAGCGTCCTGGACCGCACCTGGCCGGTCATCTGTGACGAGCTGCTCGGCCACTACGAAGCCGTGCAGCACCGCCATCGCCGCCACGCCGCGTAGTGATTGGTGGAGTCTCAGCGGCGCCCACCACCGCTGAGGCTCCACAAATCACCCTTGGGCGAGGACGGCCACCGGCTGCCACTGCTCCCAGGTCTGCAGCCGCTGCTCATAGTCGGCCTTGGCCAGCTGCAGCGGCACCTCGCCGAAGAACACCCGCAGCGGTGGTTCGGGCGCGTCCACCACCTGCAGGATGGCCTTGGCCGACGCCGTGGGATCGCCGGGCTTCGAAACCCGCTTGGCGCGTGCGGCTTTGGCGGCCTCGTGGGCCTCTGCGTAGTCCGGCAATTCCGTGGCGTGCTTGGCCGACGGCCCCGCCCAGTCGGTGTCGAAGCCACCCGGCTCGATCAACGTCACGTGCACGCCGAAGGACTCGACCTCCTGCGCCAGCGCCTGGGAGAAGCCCTCCAGCGCCCACTTCGAGGCGTTGTAGATGCCGACGTTCTGGAAGGCGGTGATACCGCCGATCGAGGACACCTGGATGAGGTGGCCGCTGCGCTGGGCGCGCAGATAGGGCAGCGCCGCCTGGGTGATCCACAGCGCGCCGAACACGTTGGTCTCGATCTGATCGCGTGCCTCGTGCTCCGAGAGCTCCTCGATGAAACCGAACTGCCCGTAGCCGGCGTTGTTGACCACGATGTCCAACCGGCCGAAGTGCTCGTGTGCCTTCGCCACTGCAGCGAAGTCTGCGGCGCGGTCGGTCACGTCGAGCTTGATGGGCAGCAGCGCGTCGCCGAAGCGGGCCACCAGATCGTCGAGCGTGCTGGTGTCGCGGGCGGTGGCGGCCACCTTGTCGCCGCGTTCCAATGCCGCAATGGTCCACTCACGGCCGAATCCTCGCGATGTGCCGGTGATGAACCAGACCTTCTCTGTCATAGCGCCTCCCTGGTGATGTCTGTGATGGACAACGTCGGCAAGGCGTACCCATTCCCGGAAAGACCCGGTTCACAGGTAGCTTTGACGACGTGAGCCGCGCGACGCTGGACAAGGACCCGCATGAGGTCGCCTCGATGTTCGACGCGGTGGCTCGGCGCTACGACCTGACCAACACGGTGCTCTCGCTCGGGCAGGACCGCTTCTGGCGCCGCGCCACCCGGGCCGCGCTGAAGATCGGCCCGGGGGACCGGGTGCTGGACCTGGCCGCGGGGACCGCGGTGTCGACGCAGGAGCTGACCCGCTCCGGGGCCTGGTGTGTGGCCTGTGACTTCTCGGTGGGAATGCTGGCCGCCGGCGCGTCGCGCAAGCTGCCGAAGGTGGCCGGTGACGCCACCCGCCTGCCCTTCGAGGATGGCGTTTTCGACGCGGTGACCATCAGCTTCGGGCTGCGCAACGTGGTGGACACCGTGGGCGGGCTGACGGAGATGGCCCGGGTGACCAAGCCGGGCGGCCGGCTGGTGGTGTGCGAGTTCTCCACGCCGACCGTGCCGGTGTTCGCGACGGTGTACAAGGAGTACCTGATGCGGGCGCTGCCGGCGATGGCCCGGATGGTGTCCAGCGATCCGGAGTCCTACGAATACCTGGCCGAGTCCATCCGGGCCTGGCCGGATCAGGCTGCGCTGGCGCGTCTGATCGCCGGCGCCGGATGGTCCCAGGTGCGCTGGCGCAACCTGTCCGCGGGGATCGTGGCGTTGCACGCGGCCACCAAGCCGTTGCCGCTCTGACAACCGTGTAATTTCGCCGAATTCAGGATTTTGTCATCGGGTTCTGGTCACACCCTGCGCCAGAACGCTTGCTCGGTTGATGTCTAGCCCTGCAACACTGGCAAATCCGGCGTAGCTTCGCAGGAGTTGCACAGATTCTCGTTTTAGCTCGATCTTTTTAATTTTCTGGACCGTCATTTGTTGATATAGCAATCGACCCGATGGTCAATATGTGACCCTGATCATTTGCATACATTGTGACGTGCATGGGTACTAGGAGCCGTGTTACGAATTAGCTGTCGTAACGACCAGCCGACACAAAGGCAACGGATGGCGACGTCGCTGGTGCCCCTCGGGCGCCGACGTAAGCGTCAAAATCCGGACACCGACCTGCCGCCCGACGATTTCGACGGAAGAGCCAAGACCATGAGCCCAGACGCCGTGACCACGGTGCGCGAAGCGATCTCGCGCGATGCCACCCCGCCCACCGTGTCGGTGATCATCCCGGCGCTCAACGAGGCCAGAAACCTGCCGCACGTAGCCAGGGCCATGCCGGTGGACATCGATGAGATCGTGGTGGTCGACGGCGGGTCCAAGGACGACACCGTGGCCGTCGCCCGCGAACTGTGGCCGGACGCGGTGCACATCAAGCAGACCCGCCGCGGCAAAGGAAACGCGCTGGCCTGTGGCTTCGCGGCCGCGTCCGGTGACATCATCGTCGCCATCGACGCCGACGGCAGCACCGATCCTGCCGAGATCCCGCGCTTCGTCGCCGCCCTCACCGAGGGCGCGGATTTCGCCAAGGGCTCGCGATTCATCGCCGGCGGCGGCAGCCACGACATCACCCGACTGCGCCGAGCCGGCAACTGGGGCCTCAACGCTCTGGTGAACGTGCTGTTCGCCGCCACCTACACCGATCTCTGCTACGGCTACAACGCCTTCTGGCGGTACTGCCTCGATGTCATCGACCTGCCGGACACCGAGACGCTGGACCCTCAGTGGGGCGACGGCTTCGAAATCGAGACGATGGTCAACGTGCGCGCCGTGGCGCGGGGGCTGACCATCGCCGAAGTGCACAGTTTGGAAGCCAACCGGATCCACGGGGAGAGCAACCTCAACGCCGTGCGCGACGGGCTGCGCGTGCTGCGCACCATTATCAGCGAATTCCACTCCCACGCCCGGGTCAAGGCGCCGCGCGGAAGCCACGACGAGGGCAACGTGGTGCCCTTCGGTACCTTCCTCAGCCGTCGCCTGCGACGTTCCGATGACCGTATCCGGGTGACCTCGAAATCGTTCTGGAAGGAACGCGCGCTGTGACCGGGGTGGCCCAGCCTGTGGCCGGCGTCGCCGACGCCGAGACCTCGCTGCGGCCCGCCGTGTCGCTGTGCGTGCCGGCCTATCAGGCAGAGCGGCACCTACGTGCCACCCTCGAGAGTCTGCTCGCGCAGACCCACTCGGATTTCGAGATCGTGGTGATCGACAACAACAGCTCCGACGGCACGGCCGCGGTGCTGGAGTCCTTCTCCGACAGCCGGATCCGGGTGATCCGCAACGAATCGACCTTGCCTTTGGTGGACAACTTCAACCACGCGGTGCGCCAGTGCCGGGGTGAGTTCGTCAAACTGGTGTGCGCCGACGACCTGCTGCACCCCGACTGCATCGCCGCGCAGAGCGCGGTGCTCGAACGGTACCGCGGCGTCGCCCTGGTGGGCGCCCAGACCGACTTCGTCGACGACGCTGGATCGGTGTTGCGCAGCCGTCGCGGCCTCGGCAACATCGTCGGGCGCCATCCGGCCCATCATGTGGTGCGCACCATTGTCCGTAGCGGCACCAATCCGATCGGTGCGCCACTGGCGGTGATGTTCCGGCGCTCGGATTTCCTGCGCTCCGGCGGTTTCCGCGACCGGTGGCTGTTTCTCAGCGACGTCGACCTCTGG from Mycolicibacterium tokaiense includes the following:
- a CDS encoding glycosyltransferase family 4 protein; amino-acid sequence: MRVAIVAESFLPNVNGVTNSVLRVLEHLRRTGHEALVIAPDTVRGEPAADKVYDGIRVHRVPSKMFPKVTSLPLGVPRPRMVGVLRGFGPDVVHLASPALLGYGGLHAARHLGVPTVAVFQTDVAGFAASYGVPTLARASWAWTRHLHSRADRTLAPSTAAMEDLAAHRIPRVHKWARGVDITGFAPSARSEDLRRVWSPAGKPVVGFVGRLAPEKHVERLAALGDDVQLVIVGEGVDRDKLGKLLPTAVFTGALYGRELATAYASMDVFVHPGEHETFCQTVQEAMASGLPVVAPNAGGPIDLVAPWRTGLLLDVADFETRLSEAVAHLVAERPRYAVAARRSVLDRTWPVICDELLGHYEAVQHRHRRHAA
- a CDS encoding demethylmenaquinone methyltransferase produces the protein MSRATLDKDPHEVASMFDAVARRYDLTNTVLSLGQDRFWRRATRAALKIGPGDRVLDLAAGTAVSTQELTRSGAWCVACDFSVGMLAAGASRKLPKVAGDATRLPFEDGVFDAVTISFGLRNVVDTVGGLTEMARVTKPGGRLVVCEFSTPTVPVFATVYKEYLMRALPAMARMVSSDPESYEYLAESIRAWPDQAALARLIAGAGWSQVRWRNLSAGIVALHAATKPLPL
- a CDS encoding glycosyltransferase family 2 protein, with translation MTGVAQPVAGVADAETSLRPAVSLCVPAYQAERHLRATLESLLAQTHSDFEIVVIDNNSSDGTAAVLESFSDSRIRVIRNESTLPLVDNFNHAVRQCRGEFVKLVCADDLLHPDCIAAQSAVLERYRGVALVGAQTDFVDDAGSVLRSRRGLGNIVGRHPAHHVVRTIVRSGTNPIGAPLAVMFRRSDFLRSGGFRDRWLFLSDVDLWVRLLQYGEFYGVPRTLASFRFGSQTVTATMAARSQLAQYRAFVRALSAQHRWGITRTDRAVAHVRMCDKQLRRTVLFAISKYRDARR
- a CDS encoding glycosyltransferase family 2 protein, producing MSPDAVTTVREAISRDATPPTVSVIIPALNEARNLPHVARAMPVDIDEIVVVDGGSKDDTVAVARELWPDAVHIKQTRRGKGNALACGFAAASGDIIVAIDADGSTDPAEIPRFVAALTEGADFAKGSRFIAGGGSHDITRLRRAGNWGLNALVNVLFAATYTDLCYGYNAFWRYCLDVIDLPDTETLDPQWGDGFEIETMVNVRAVARGLTIAEVHSLEANRIHGESNLNAVRDGLRVLRTIISEFHSHARVKAPRGSHDEGNVVPFGTFLSRRLRRSDDRIRVTSKSFWKERAL
- a CDS encoding SDR family oxidoreductase, whose protein sequence is MTEKVWFITGTSRGFGREWTIAALERGDKVAATARDTSTLDDLVARFGDALLPIKLDVTDRAADFAAVAKAHEHFGRLDIVVNNAGYGQFGFIEELSEHEARDQIETNVFGALWITQAALPYLRAQRSGHLIQVSSIGGITAFQNVGIYNASKWALEGFSQALAQEVESFGVHVTLIEPGGFDTDWAGPSAKHATELPDYAEAHEAAKAARAKRVSKPGDPTASAKAILQVVDAPEPPLRVFFGEVPLQLAKADYEQRLQTWEQWQPVAVLAQG